In Halobaculum rubrum, the following are encoded in one genomic region:
- a CDS encoding DUF7542 family protein, which produces MATDVLVRCDDCSYEETFGSLRAARTALDDHERNTAHSLDWYIGGLSGGVERAADDAGVCGRERCGKPDSSLLDREAARSTGGGSP; this is translated from the coding sequence ATGGCGACAGACGTCCTCGTTCGCTGTGACGACTGTTCGTACGAGGAGACGTTCGGCTCGCTTCGGGCGGCGCGCACGGCGTTGGACGACCACGAGCGCAACACGGCCCACAGTCTCGACTGGTATATCGGCGGGCTCTCGGGCGGCGTCGAGCGCGCGGCCGACGACGCAGGCGTGTGTGGCCGGGAGCGCTGTGGGAAGCCGGATTCGTCGTTGCTGGACCGTGAAGCTGCGCGTTCGACAGGCGGTGGATCACCGTAA
- a CDS encoding methyl-accepting chemotaxis protein, protein MSTTGVTADQGTQADGGVVQKVRSFIRYTPDGSGIPEDQWTRRHRNIRIGLALHIPFLIALGLWEGTDTLITGATVPSVPTWLVATMAGITIALLAASSVPQLPRRWKTASTSLGLMVTSTMLVRFSGGFIEAHFHFFIVMAIIAVYEDWMPFGIGLVYVAAGHVVFGMIDPTTVFNHGPALSNPWAWSGIHAVGILMLAGALMTNWVSIEKSREVSARRLEQVTAAKDEMADVEEAMAEADARREEVEELNDHLEQKADRFSSAMDRAADGDLSARVDSDSKSAAMAQIGDSINRMISEFEDAMDEIQSFAGSVSRATQETTTSVGGARQASASVNGSMEEIAENATEQRELLEETAGEMATLSATIEEVASSAQQVASTSDQTATLAADGEETAEEAYERMAEVEQTIEETVETIQALDGQMDDIGEIVDLITEIAEQTNMLALNANIEAARAGREGDGFAVVANEVKALAEETADAATEIEDRIHATQNQTQQTVENVRRAEESMEAGVDAVDELGDALAEVQTNTEETNEGVQEISRVTDDQAATTEETVSMIEPVTDISQETASEAEDVVDRTAEQVETMESVELDAQELAREAESLHELLEQFTTDSVDEPTPAPATEGTNRGVALNDGGTVE, encoded by the coding sequence ATGTCCACAACAGGAGTCACAGCCGATCAGGGAACCCAGGCGGACGGCGGGGTCGTCCAGAAGGTTCGCTCGTTCATCAGGTACACCCCGGACGGGAGCGGGATCCCGGAAGACCAGTGGACCCGGCGCCACCGGAACATCAGGATCGGACTCGCGCTCCATATCCCGTTTCTGATCGCGCTCGGGCTGTGGGAGGGGACGGACACTCTGATCACGGGCGCAACCGTTCCGTCAGTCCCGACCTGGCTGGTCGCGACGATGGCCGGGATCACGATCGCACTGCTTGCGGCATCGAGCGTTCCGCAGCTTCCGAGGCGATGGAAGACGGCCTCGACGTCGCTGGGGCTGATGGTCACCTCGACGATGCTCGTCCGGTTCTCGGGCGGGTTCATCGAGGCGCACTTCCACTTCTTCATCGTCATGGCGATCATCGCTGTGTACGAGGATTGGATGCCGTTCGGGATCGGCCTCGTGTACGTCGCCGCCGGCCACGTCGTCTTCGGGATGATCGACCCGACGACAGTGTTCAACCACGGACCCGCGCTCAGCAACCCCTGGGCGTGGTCGGGGATCCACGCTGTCGGGATCCTGATGCTCGCGGGCGCGCTGATGACTAACTGGGTCTCCATCGAGAAGTCCCGAGAGGTGTCCGCGAGACGCCTCGAGCAGGTCACGGCGGCGAAAGACGAGATGGCAGACGTGGAGGAGGCGATGGCCGAAGCCGACGCCCGCCGCGAGGAGGTCGAGGAGCTAAACGACCATCTCGAGCAAAAGGCGGACCGCTTCAGCAGCGCGATGGACCGCGCGGCCGACGGCGACCTCTCTGCTCGGGTCGACTCGGACAGCAAGAGCGCCGCGATGGCGCAGATCGGCGACTCGATAAACCGAATGATCTCGGAGTTCGAGGACGCGATGGACGAGATCCAGTCGTTCGCCGGGTCGGTCTCGCGGGCGACCCAGGAGACGACGACGAGCGTCGGCGGGGCGCGTCAAGCGAGCGCGAGCGTCAACGGCTCGATGGAGGAGATCGCCGAGAACGCCACCGAACAGCGTGAACTGCTCGAGGAAACCGCCGGCGAGATGGCGACGCTCTCGGCGACGATCGAGGAGGTCGCCTCCTCGGCACAGCAGGTCGCGTCGACCTCCGACCAGACGGCGACGCTCGCGGCCGACGGCGAGGAGACGGCCGAGGAGGCCTACGAGCGGATGGCCGAGGTCGAGCAGACGATCGAGGAGACGGTCGAGACTATCCAGGCGCTGGACGGGCAGATGGACGACATCGGAGAGATCGTCGATCTGATCACGGAGATCGCCGAGCAGACGAACATGCTGGCGCTCAACGCCAATATCGAGGCCGCCCGCGCCGGCCGCGAGGGCGACGGCTTCGCGGTCGTCGCGAACGAGGTGAAGGCGCTCGCCGAGGAGACGGCCGACGCCGCGACCGAGATCGAAGACCGGATCCACGCCACCCAGAACCAGACCCAACAGACCGTCGAGAACGTCCGCCGCGCCGAGGAGAGCATGGAGGCGGGCGTCGACGCCGTCGACGAACTCGGCGACGCCCTCGCGGAGGTGCAGACGAACACGGAGGAGACGAACGAAGGCGTCCAGGAGATCAGTCGAGTCACCGACGATCAGGCCGCCACGACCGAGGAAACGGTATCGATGATCGAACCGGTCACGGATATCTCACAGGAGACCGCATCGGAGGCCGAGGACGTCGTCGACAGGACCGCGGAGCAGGTGGAGACGATGGAATCGGTCGAACTCGACGCACAGGAGCTCGCACGGGAGGCGGAGAGTCTTCACGAACTACTGGAGCAGTTCACGACGGACTCCGTGGACGAGCCGACGCCGGCCCCCGCCACAGAGGGGACGAACAGAGGCGTCGCGCTGAACGACGGCGGAACCGTCGAGTAA
- a CDS encoding YeeE/YedE family protein yields MVLDPVPLQVFAEYFPNGISRYAIGGLFVGLGASIIYLGTGISAGASTFLESTLSYVSGQSRFQQYVSSRDWRLVFTVSIVAGAAIYSFTLGDSFQYSTDVQVWRLFVGGILVGVGTRIGKGCTSGHGICGVGSASRTSLIGVATFLLVAIGVAQLVAAMGVSP; encoded by the coding sequence ATGGTACTCGATCCAGTTCCACTGCAGGTGTTCGCCGAATACTTCCCGAACGGGATCAGCCGGTACGCTATCGGCGGCCTGTTCGTGGGACTCGGCGCCAGCATCATCTATCTCGGCACCGGTATCAGCGCCGGCGCGAGCACGTTCCTCGAGTCGACGCTGTCGTACGTGTCGGGACAGTCCCGGTTCCAACAGTACGTCTCCTCGCGTGACTGGCGCTTGGTGTTCACCGTGAGCATCGTCGCCGGGGCGGCGATCTACTCGTTCACCCTCGGCGACAGCTTTCAGTACTCCACGGACGTGCAGGTGTGGCGCCTGTTCGTCGGCGGGATTCTCGTCGGCGTCGGCACCCGGATCGGAAAAGGCTGTACGTCCGGGCACGGGATCTGCGGGGTCGGCTCGGCTTCCCGAACCTCGCTCATCGGCGTCGCGACGTTCCTGCTGGTCGCGATCGGCGTCGCCCAACTCGTCGCCGCGATGGGGGTGAGCCCGTAA
- a CDS encoding DsrE family protein translates to MDEIGIIVSSDDPKSLAMATNLGHVALTMDTDVFLYFTFDGLTHLTEGEKDLSSIQPLLDEGMPNPYDMLGKLIADGGDAVTSVACTTTLDMLQWDRDAIDDDVTTKFAGAVTFLEAAEDADQVFTF, encoded by the coding sequence ATGGACGAGATCGGGATCATCGTCTCCAGCGACGATCCCAAGAGCCTCGCGATGGCCACTAACCTCGGTCACGTGGCGCTGACGATGGACACGGACGTGTTCCTGTACTTCACCTTCGACGGCTTGACCCACCTAACCGAGGGCGAGAAGGACCTGTCGTCGATCCAGCCGCTCCTCGACGAGGGGATGCCGAACCCCTACGACATGCTCGGCAAGCTGATCGCCGACGGCGGCGATGCGGTCACGTCGGTCGCCTGTACGACCACACTGGACATGCTCCAGTGGGACCGCGACGCCATCGACGACGACGTGACGACGAAGTTCGCCGGCGCCGTCACCTTCCTCGAGGCCGCCGAGGACGCCGACCAGGTCTTCACCTTCTGA
- a CDS encoding YeeE/YedE family protein: MADSDRHPLFIPLIAVGGLIFGFGLGYSHMARPEVVLDFLQFEDLGLPFVMFGGAIVTGVVYFLAPKLLDRPPLTNRNFERRLKPFDNQVLVGGAVFGVGWGLSGICPGAAYASLGVGNLTILWALAGMFLGAYAQGLWRSRNEAGDAAPAGAD, encoded by the coding sequence ATGGCCGACTCCGACCGCCATCCGCTGTTCATACCGCTGATCGCCGTCGGCGGGCTGATCTTCGGGTTCGGCCTCGGCTACAGCCACATGGCGCGGCCTGAGGTCGTGCTGGATTTCCTCCAGTTCGAGGACCTCGGATTGCCGTTCGTCATGTTCGGCGGCGCGATCGTCACCGGCGTGGTGTACTTCCTCGCGCCGAAACTGCTCGATCGGCCGCCGCTGACGAACCGGAACTTCGAGCGGCGGCTGAAGCCGTTCGACAACCAGGTCCTCGTCGGCGGCGCCGTCTTCGGCGTCGGCTGGGGCCTGTCCGGGATCTGCCCGGGCGCCGCCTACGCCAGCCTCGGCGTCGGCAACCTGACGATCCTGTGGGCGCTCGCCGGGATGTTCCTCGGCGCGTACGCCCAGGGGCTGTGGCGCAGCCGCAACGAGGCGGGCGATGCGGCCCCCGCGGGCGCGGACTGA
- a CDS encoding cold-shock protein: MANGKVDFFNDTGGYGFISTDDGDLDDDEDVFFHMEDVGGEDLTEGTEVEFDIESSPKGPRAANVVRQ, from the coding sequence ATGGCAAACGGTAAGGTTGACTTCTTCAACGACACGGGCGGCTACGGTTTCATTTCGACTGACGACGGCGATCTCGACGACGACGAGGACGTGTTCTTCCACATGGAGGACGTCGGCGGCGAAGACCTGACGGAAGGGACCGAGGTCGAGTTCGACATCGAGTCCTCGCCCAAGGGGCCCCGCGCGGCGAACGTCGTCCGACAGTAA
- a CDS encoding YgaP family membrane protein has protein sequence METNVGSTDKLVRIAVGAIAGIVSLAGLAQVVELQGVVSLVLGIVAVLMLGTAFANTCAVYSALGVSTR, from the coding sequence ATGGAAACGAACGTCGGATCGACGGACAAGCTCGTTCGGATCGCCGTCGGGGCGATCGCGGGTATCGTCTCGCTGGCGGGACTCGCACAGGTCGTGGAACTCCAGGGCGTCGTGTCGCTCGTGTTGGGCATCGTGGCGGTCCTCATGCTCGGCACCGCCTTCGCGAACACGTGCGCGGTGTACTCCGCGCTCGGCGTCAGTACGCGCTGA
- a CDS encoding aspartate/glutamate racemase family protein, with protein sequence MSETPLTVGVLGGMSSQSTIEYYRLLDEGINDALGGHHAAEIAIRSVDFGEIERFIREDRWDEAGAFLADAARDIEAAGADFVVMATNTMHRVAPAIEDALSVPFVHIVDATADAIDDAGVDTVGVLGTAAVMEGDFYAERFGDRGIDVIVPDNEDRTLVDDVIFEELTAGVIRDESREAYLRVIDDLVEAGAEAVVLGCTEIDLLVDQSDRPDVPLFDTTALHAERAVEYSLQGVR encoded by the coding sequence ATGAGCGAGACACCACTGACGGTGGGGGTTCTCGGCGGCATGAGCAGTCAGTCGACGATCGAGTACTATCGGCTGCTCGACGAGGGGATCAACGACGCGCTCGGCGGACACCACGCGGCCGAGATCGCGATCCGAAGCGTCGACTTCGGGGAGATCGAGCGGTTCATCCGCGAGGATCGCTGGGACGAGGCCGGCGCGTTCCTCGCGGACGCCGCACGCGACATCGAGGCCGCCGGCGCCGACTTCGTGGTCATGGCGACGAACACGATGCACCGTGTCGCCCCTGCGATCGAGGACGCGCTGTCGGTTCCGTTCGTCCACATCGTCGACGCGACCGCCGACGCGATCGACGATGCCGGAGTCGACACCGTCGGCGTGCTCGGAACGGCGGCGGTGATGGAGGGTGACTTCTACGCCGAGCGGTTCGGCGACCGCGGGATCGACGTGATCGTTCCCGACAACGAGGACCGGACTCTCGTCGACGACGTGATCTTCGAGGAGTTGACGGCCGGCGTGATCCGCGACGAGTCCCGGGAGGCGTACCTCCGAGTTATCGACGACCTCGTCGAGGCCGGCGCCGAGGCCGTCGTCCTCGGCTGCACGGAGATCGACCTGCTCGTCGACCAGTCCGACCGCCCGGACGTTCCCCTGTTCGACACGACTGCGCTCCACGCCGAGCGCGCTGTCGAGTACAGTCTGCAAGGCGTCCGCTGA
- a CDS encoding Hsp20/alpha crystallin family protein, giving the protein MLSRSDPLENVEQLIEGMDRQIEAATRSWPGVEFTDDEDHAPIDLVAYDDEFVVIIGLPGFDREDVSVTVTDHTLRVSAEHDESTEVHEGDERVVRRERRHESVQRSITLPDEVDVDSVTARMTNGVLTVTLPRIEGEPSREIDIE; this is encoded by the coding sequence CGAAGGTATGGACCGTCAGATCGAGGCCGCGACGCGGTCGTGGCCAGGGGTCGAGTTCACGGACGACGAGGATCACGCGCCGATCGACCTCGTGGCGTACGACGACGAGTTCGTCGTGATCATCGGCCTCCCGGGGTTCGACCGCGAGGACGTGTCGGTAACCGTCACCGACCACACGCTCCGTGTCAGCGCCGAACACGACGAATCGACCGAGGTCCACGAGGGCGACGAGCGAGTCGTGCGCCGCGAGCGCCGGCACGAATCGGTCCAGCGGTCGATCACCCTCCCCGACGAGGTCGATGTCGATTCCGTGACCGCACGCATGACCAACGGCGTCTTGACGGTCACACTCCCGCGGATCGAGGGTGAGCCGTCACGAGAGATCGATATCGAGTAG
- a CDS encoding sulfurtransferase TusA family protein — protein MSTEIDITETLDVKGLSCPMPIVKTKGAIDDLAPGEVLEVVATDPGSVSDIDGWASGTDGVRLLEQEEGDDVFKHYVRKED, from the coding sequence ATGAGCACCGAGATCGACATCACCGAGACGTTAGACGTGAAAGGACTGAGCTGCCCGATGCCCATCGTGAAGACGAAGGGCGCGATCGACGACCTCGCCCCCGGCGAGGTGCTCGAAGTCGTCGCGACCGACCCCGGCAGCGTGAGCGACATCGACGGCTGGGCGTCAGGAACCGACGGCGTCAGGCTCCTGGAGCAAGAGGAGGGCGACGACGTGTTCAAACACTACGTCCGCAAGGAGGACTGA
- a CDS encoding sulfurtransferase TusA family protein, whose product MSDIFDITETLDVKGASCPMPVVKTKSAVDGLGEGAILEVVATDPGSMSDIDGWAAGTDGVDLLDQVEDGDEFKHYIQKTA is encoded by the coding sequence ATGAGCGACATATTCGACATCACCGAGACGCTCGACGTGAAAGGCGCATCGTGCCCCATGCCAGTTGTGAAGACGAAGTCGGCCGTCGACGGCCTCGGCGAGGGAGCGATCCTCGAGGTCGTCGCGACCGACCCGGGGAGCATGAGCGACATCGACGGCTGGGCCGCCGGCACCGACGGCGTCGATCTGCTCGACCAGGTCGAGGACGGCGACGAGTTCAAACACTACATCCAGAAGACCGCGTAA
- a CDS encoding universal stress protein: MRIVFATDLSDANEAAIESRTCLECLDNIGVTEVHLLTVVPDNVSSGLPGMDVASDAREALKTQRGVFEEAGFEVETHVARGTPHRRINGLAERLDADMIVIGSRGESPLRNRLIGGTVRNVARTAVRPLLVERIEKTETGHAVKKEHLFRNTLYATDFSENAERAYDFFPTLTGATERATLLHVRGREQRERGDSDPAAREQLEGMADELRDRMGIEVETNVRSGAAVEEIVAEEERVGATTTLIGARGTSRLRRLLLGSTAESIVAQGNNNVLLVPPESATPR; encoded by the coding sequence ATGCGGATCGTATTCGCGACCGACCTGTCCGACGCGAACGAGGCGGCGATCGAGTCCCGGACATGCCTCGAGTGCCTCGACAATATCGGGGTGACGGAGGTACACCTGCTCACCGTCGTCCCGGACAACGTCTCCAGCGGACTGCCGGGGATGGACGTGGCATCCGACGCACGGGAGGCGCTCAAGACCCAACGCGGGGTGTTCGAGGAGGCCGGGTTCGAGGTAGAAACGCACGTCGCCCGCGGGACGCCCCACCGGCGCATCAACGGCCTCGCGGAGCGACTCGACGCCGACATGATCGTTATCGGCTCGCGGGGGGAGTCGCCGCTGCGCAATCGCCTCATCGGTGGGACCGTCCGCAACGTCGCTCGAACGGCGGTCAGACCGCTGCTCGTCGAGCGGATCGAGAAGACGGAGACCGGCCACGCGGTCAAGAAGGAACACCTCTTCCGGAACACGCTGTACGCGACGGACTTCTCGGAGAACGCCGAGCGCGCGTACGACTTCTTCCCGACGTTGACGGGCGCGACCGAGCGCGCGACTCTCCTCCACGTACGGGGGCGCGAGCAGCGGGAGAGGGGCGACTCGGACCCGGCGGCGCGTGAGCAGTTGGAGGGGATGGCCGACGAACTCCGCGATCGGATGGGTATCGAGGTGGAGACGAACGTCCGCTCAGGCGCCGCAGTCGAGGAGATCGTCGCCGAAGAGGAGCGCGTCGGCGCGACGACGACGCTTATCGGCGCCCGCGGGACGAGTCGGCTCCGGCGGCTCCTCCTCGGGAGTACTGCCGAATCGATCGTCGCGCAGGGGAACAACAACGTTCTGCTCGTGCCGCCGGAGTCGGCGACGCCGCGGTAA
- the trxA gene encoding thioredoxin produces MSERDQIRERKAEELKNKLGGEGNDDESTSDRNEPVHVESTEHLQELVDEGGVVLTDFYADWCGPCKMLEPIVAEIAAETDATVAKVDVDAQQRLAQQYRVQGVPTMYLFADGEQVEQLVGVRQKDQLVSLIQQYA; encoded by the coding sequence ATGAGCGAACGAGACCAGATCCGAGAGCGGAAAGCCGAGGAACTCAAGAACAAGCTCGGTGGAGAGGGAAACGACGACGAGTCCACGTCGGACCGCAACGAGCCGGTACACGTCGAGAGCACCGAGCACCTGCAGGAGCTCGTCGATGAGGGCGGCGTCGTCCTCACGGACTTCTACGCCGACTGGTGTGGTCCGTGTAAGATGCTCGAGCCGATCGTAGCCGAGATCGCCGCCGAGACCGACGCGACCGTCGCGAAGGTCGACGTCGACGCCCAGCAGCGCCTCGCACAGCAGTACCGCGTTCAGGGCGTCCCGACGATGTACCTGTTCGCCGACGGCGAGCAGGTCGAGCAGCTGGTGGGCGTCCGCCAGAAGGACCAGCTCGTCTCGCTGATCCAGCAGTACGCCTAA
- a CDS encoding MBL fold metallo-hydrolase has product MNPDEFPTPDADVDTVSPESLKSRIDAGAEVTLLDTRMSSDYGEWKIGGENVESINIPYFEFLEDDIDDDVLDRIPDDREVTVLCAKGGASEYVAGTLAERGYDVNHLEDGMNGWARIYERKEVTDYDGAGTLYQYQRPSSGCLGYLLVDGDEAAIVDPLRAFIDRYLADADELGVDLAYALDTHIHADHISGVRALDEAGVEGVIPEPAVDRGVSYADELTRAADGDEFAVGDATIETVYTPGHTSGMTSYLLGDSLLATGDGLFIESVARPDLEEGDDGAPEAARLLHESLQERVLTLPDETLIGGAHFSDAAVPTDDGTYTAPIGDLTERMAALSMDEDEFVETVLADMPPRPANYEDIIATNLGQRTADDEEAFTLELGPNNCAASQESLADD; this is encoded by the coding sequence ATGAATCCCGACGAGTTCCCGACGCCCGACGCGGACGTCGACACGGTCTCTCCCGAGTCGCTCAAGAGCCGGATCGACGCCGGGGCGGAAGTCACGCTGCTCGACACGCGGATGAGTTCGGACTACGGGGAGTGGAAGATCGGCGGCGAGAACGTCGAATCAATCAATATCCCGTACTTCGAGTTCCTCGAAGACGACATCGACGACGACGTGCTCGACCGGATCCCCGACGACCGCGAGGTCACCGTCCTGTGCGCGAAGGGCGGCGCCAGCGAGTACGTCGCGGGCACGCTCGCCGAGCGGGGGTACGACGTGAATCATCTAGAGGACGGGATGAACGGCTGGGCGCGCATCTACGAGCGCAAGGAGGTAACCGACTACGACGGCGCCGGGACGCTGTACCAGTACCAACGCCCGTCCTCGGGCTGTCTCGGCTACCTGCTGGTCGACGGCGACGAGGCGGCGATCGTCGACCCGCTTCGCGCGTTCATCGACCGCTACCTCGCCGACGCCGACGAACTCGGCGTCGATCTCGCGTACGCGCTGGACACCCACATCCACGCCGACCACATCTCGGGCGTTCGCGCGCTCGACGAGGCGGGCGTCGAGGGCGTCATCCCGGAGCCCGCGGTCGACCGTGGAGTCAGCTACGCCGACGAACTGACGCGGGCCGCCGACGGCGACGAGTTCGCGGTCGGCGACGCGACGATCGAGACGGTGTACACGCCCGGCCATACCAGCGGGATGACCTCCTATCTGCTCGGCGACAGCCTGCTCGCGACCGGCGACGGGCTGTTCATCGAGAGCGTCGCCCGCCCCGACCTCGAGGAGGGCGACGACGGCGCGCCCGAGGCGGCGCGGTTGCTCCACGAGTCGCTGCAGGAACGCGTGCTGACGCTGCCCGACGAGACGCTCATCGGCGGCGCCCACTTCAGCGACGCCGCGGTCCCAACCGACGACGGCACCTACACCGCGCCCATCGGCGACCTGACGGAGCGCATGGCCGCGCTCTCGATGGACGAAGACGAGTTCGTCGAGACGGTGCTGGCGGACATGCCGCCGCGTCCCGCGAACTACGAGGACATCATCGCCACCAACCTCGGACAGCGGACCGCCGACGACGAGGAGGCGTTCACCCTCGAACTCGGCCCCAACAACTGCGCCGCCAGCCAGGAATCCCTGGCAGACGACTAA
- a CDS encoding pyridoxamine 5'-phosphate oxidase family protein, whose product MDANRGRSPDLDAVGPTLYRESDRLDPTKVFCTEVFEGAEEDTYRVVQLTTTQSFDTLYDAFDERLAEVDDPSEAAVIIMSPHAEGESTVSEVGEDVPLYGFWVDPQDLTGISVAFSRLIERWEDTPGETKICLRNIESLLPYHDTDLVYRFLNTVLATLQGEGADVHAHLRPAALEDKTFQLLSSLFARVVDPSDPNTTDGSDPDSIEPLATSPTTQPENDSDAVAEPHGDEGTVEMSDTEIDEFLESTGHGVLALAGEQPYAIPVSYGYDLETGTCYLQLSRFNESEKHRRLDASANVSLVVVEYARPDQWKSVIVDGSLTKVSSDAVDEGTMLDAYAESNLASIDVFSRDLSDISFEWYVLDPTEFSGRQSPTGQ is encoded by the coding sequence ATGGACGCGAACCGCGGACGGAGCCCCGACCTCGATGCCGTCGGCCCGACGCTTTACCGCGAATCGGACCGGCTGGATCCGACGAAAGTGTTCTGCACGGAAGTGTTTGAGGGGGCCGAGGAAGACACGTATCGAGTTGTCCAACTCACCACCACCCAGTCGTTCGATACCCTGTACGATGCCTTCGACGAGCGGTTAGCGGAGGTCGATGACCCCTCCGAAGCCGCCGTCATCATCATGTCCCCACATGCTGAAGGCGAGTCCACTGTCTCAGAGGTCGGGGAAGACGTACCACTGTACGGGTTTTGGGTCGACCCGCAGGACCTGACTGGGATCTCGGTCGCGTTTTCCCGACTGATCGAACGGTGGGAAGACACCCCTGGCGAGACGAAGATCTGCCTTCGGAACATCGAATCGCTGCTCCCGTATCACGACACGGACTTGGTGTATCGGTTCTTGAACACGGTGCTCGCGACCTTGCAAGGAGAAGGAGCCGACGTACACGCGCACCTTCGACCGGCAGCCCTCGAGGACAAAACGTTCCAGTTGCTCTCGTCACTATTCGCCCGTGTCGTCGATCCGAGCGACCCGAACACGACGGACGGGTCGGACCCCGACTCCATCGAACCGCTCGCGACGTCGCCGACAACACAGCCTGAGAACGACTCCGACGCGGTTGCGGAACCGCACGGCGACGAGGGGACGGTCGAAATGTCGGACACCGAGATAGACGAGTTTCTGGAGTCGACCGGACATGGCGTCCTAGCACTCGCCGGCGAACAGCCATATGCGATCCCAGTGTCGTACGGATACGACCTTGAGACAGGGACGTGTTATCTTCAACTGTCCCGGTTCAACGAAAGCGAGAAACACAGGCGGCTCGACGCATCCGCGAACGTCTCTCTCGTCGTCGTCGAGTACGCCCGACCGGACCAGTGGAAGAGCGTGATCGTCGATGGTTCGTTGACCAAGGTTTCGTCGGACGCCGTCGACGAGGGGACGATGCTCGACGCGTACGCCGAGAGCAATCTCGCCTCGATCGACGTGTTCTCACGGGATCTGTCGGATATCTCATTCGAGTGGTACGTTCTGGACCCGACCGAGTTCAGCGGTCGACAGAGCCCGACCGGGCAGTGA
- a CDS encoding DsrE/DsrF/DrsH-like family protein — protein sequence MSTDTSANSPDGDETMTEAELRDRVEELEDSVARLEADDGQKKMTIVATKGTFDMAYPPLILASTAAAFGWDVVVFHTFWGLDILHEEKSRNLQLSAVGNPNMPMPNALAALPGMDRMATRMMEKRIDDNGTATLEELIDVSLDQGVELQACQMTIDLMDYDEDDFYDDVVTGVGAATALQHMAESDVQLLV from the coding sequence ATGAGCACCGATACTTCCGCAAACTCGCCAGACGGCGACGAGACGATGACCGAGGCGGAGCTTCGCGACCGCGTCGAGGAGCTCGAGGACTCCGTCGCACGGCTCGAAGCCGACGACGGACAGAAGAAGATGACTATCGTCGCCACCAAGGGGACCTTCGACATGGCGTACCCGCCGCTCATCCTGGCGTCGACCGCGGCCGCCTTCGGCTGGGACGTCGTCGTGTTCCACACCTTCTGGGGCCTAGATATCCTCCACGAGGAGAAGTCCAGGAACCTCCAGCTGTCGGCCGTCGGCAACCCGAACATGCCGATGCCGAACGCGCTCGCGGCGCTGCCCGGAATGGACCGGATGGCGACGAGGATGATGGAAAAGCGGATCGACGACAACGGCACCGCCACCCTCGAGGAGCTCATCGACGTCTCGCTCGACCAGGGCGTCGAACTCCAGGCGTGCCAGATGACTATCGACCTGATGGACTACGACGAGGACGACTTCTACGACGACGTCGTCACCGGCGTCGGCGCGGCAACCGCGCTCCAGCATATGGCCGAGTCGGACGTGCAACTGCTCGTCTAG